Genomic window (Synechococcus sp. LA31):
CCCACGATCAAGGCCTCAGGGCAGCGGCGCCGCACTGCACCAATGTGCTCGGGGCTCTCTAGCCGCACACCGATGGCGCCGTTGTTGAGGCTGGCTTCCGCCATGGCAGCGATCACCTCGCACTGACGCATCGGTGAGCCCTCGGGCGCCTGCACCGACACGATCAGCCCGCCCTTCAGACGATCGCGATCAGGCAGCACGACGGCTCTCCTGATCCGGAAGCCAGGAGCGCAGCTGCACCAAGGCTGGATGGCTGGGCGCCGGCGCCGGCCGCGTGGCACGGGGCAGCTGGGGCTCAATCCGCCTCAGTGGAGCCAACGTCTGCACCTTGGATTGAGGCACCGGTGCGGAGACAGGATCCACGTGGATGGGCTCCGGTGGAGAGCTTTGAACCGGCACGGATTGCTGCGCGGCGTTCTGCCACCAAGCCCAACCTTCCGGCTCAGCCGCAAACAGCTCTGTGGCCAGTGCATCCAGGCTGCTCACCCCATGGCGATGCACCCACTGGCCCATCAATCGCTGCATCGAGATGGCATCCCGTGCTGCAAGCGCAGCCTGGAGGGCCTGAAGTTGGGCCTGACGGCGGGCTTGAGGGGATGGAGGAGCGGAGGGTCTTGCAGCCACGGAAGGGGTTCAGGCGAGCTTGCGATCCAGCAGCGGGCGGATCAACAGGAACAGGCCGAGCGCTAACGCCGCCAGCACCCCCAGGCAGGCCGCAGCGCTGAGCTCGCCATAGGGAGCTTCAAGAACCACAGCCGACAGGGAGAACTGACCGGCGTAGGCCGCACGGATCGGTTCAATCGCGAAGGTAAGGGGATTCAGGGCCGCAAGCCAGCCCAACCAGGCCGGCATGAACGAAATCGGGGCCAGGGCGGTGCTGGCAAACAAAAGCGGCAGGTTGGCCACAAAGATCACCGCAATCAGCTCGATATGGCCGGGCAGGGCAAACGCCAACCCCAGGCTGAGGCCGGTCACGGCGAACACCAACAGCAGCAGCGTGACGAGCACCAACACCAACCCGGCCCCACCGGGCCAGCCATAACCAAGGGCCCAGGCGGTGGCCATGATCGCCACGCTCTGCACCAAGCTCAGGGCCGTGATGTAAAGCACCGAGGCCAACACGATCGAGCTACGTGAGCGCAGCGGCGCCACCAGCAGGCGATTCAAAAAGCCGAATTCACGATCGAACATCACCGGCAGACCAGCGTTGAGGGCGGCGCTGAAGGCGGTGAACACAATCACGCCGGCCCCAAGGAAACGTCCGTAGCTCATGCCGTCAGGCAGCAGGCCCTCGGGGGCATTGGCAAACAGCGCCCCGAACAGCACGAGCCAGATCAACGGTTGCAGCACACCGGCCACGAGGGTGGATGGGCGGCGCGCCAACTGCAGAAATAACCGCCGCGTCAACGCCAGGGTTTCCTGCATCAGCTCAGAGCTGGCCGAGCGGGGTGCCGTGGCGCCGGCCGGAGCGTTGAGCAGGGAGGGGGCGGCGCTGGTCATCACAACGGGAGGAAGAACAACAACAAAACAAAATCGAGTGAAGCCGGCTGGTCGTTAGCGCATGGATTGCTTGCGTTCGGCCTTGGGATCACGGCTACCGGCCACCGCCAGCTCCGCATCCATCAGGGTGCGGCCGGTGGCCTGGAGATACACATCATCAAGGCTGGGCCGGCTCTGAGCGAGGGCGAAGACCGGCAGCTGGGCCGCGTTGAGCTGACGGCGCAGTTGCTCCACCACCCCGTCGTGCTCCACCACCAGATTGAGTGAATAGCCCTGGGCGCGGTTCACCACCACCTGGCGCACGCCCTCGCAGCCCTGCAGCAGCTGCTGCACCCGCAGGGCTTCCTGTTCATCGCTGAATTCACGCACCCTCAGGGTGACCCGATCGCCCCCCAGCGCCGCCTTCAGTTCCGAGGGTTGACCGGCGGCGATGACCCGGCCGCCCTCGATGATGGCGAGCTGATCAGCAAGGGCATCCACCTCCTCGAGGTAATGGCTACTGAGCAGCACCGTGGTGCCCTGATCGCGTAGCTGGCGGAGCACCTGCCAGATCGCTGCGCGGCTCTCGATATCGAGCCCCACGGTGGGTTCATCCAGCACCAGCACCTGGGGCTGGTGCAACAGGCCCGAGGCCAAATCCAGGCGGCGACGCATCCCACCGGAGTAGGTGCCGCTGCGGCGATCTATCCACTCGCCCATGGCCAGCAGCTCGATGAGCTCGGCAATGCGTTGATCGCGCCTGCTGCGGGGCAGGTGATACAGATCTCCCTGCAGCTGCAGCAGTTCGCGGCCCGAAAGGATCTTGTCGAGCGCAACCTCCTGTGCCACATACCCCAGCCGCTCACGCACGGCCCGCGGGTTGGCGAGGGCATCCAGCCCTGCCACGCGCACGCTGCCACTTGAGGGAGCCAGCAGGGTGGCGAGGATGCGCAGGGTGGTGGTTTTGCCCGCCCCATTGGGACCGAGCAGACCAAACAGACTGCCGGTGGGCACGCTCAGATTGAGACCATCGAGGGCTACCACGGCCTTCTCGGCCTTGCCGTAGCGCTTGCTCACGTTGTGGAGCTCGATCACCGCTTCCGGCATCTCTTGCCGCATCACTTCAGCCAAGCGCCCAGGCTCCGCACAGCCATTGAGAGGAATCAATCTAGAAAGCTGAGGCCGGCAATATCGCCGCAAGGGTGAAACCTGGTTTGCCGGACCCGGCCATAGCGATCAAATCCCAGCCTTGGCTGCTGAACTGCTCACCAGCCGGAAGGCGCGCCATCAAGAGCAATAGGCAGATTCCAAAGAGATAGAAGATCGACCAGCGGAACAGGCCACGGGCGCGCTGCACGTCGTCGGGATCTTGATGCAGGCGCCAGGCCATCTGGATCAAGCGGGCGTTGAAGGGCAGCAGCAGCAGGCCGTAAAGCAAACCACCGCTAGGCAAGGCCCACACCCCAAGCAGGCTGAGGGCCACGGTGGCGGCCGCATAGAGGCTGATGCCCCGGGCCGTAGCGGCCGTGCCCTTCACCACCGGGAGCATGGGGATGCCCACAGCGCGGTAGTCGTCCTTGAGAAGCAGGGCCAAAGCCCAGAAGTGGGCAGGCGTCCACACCATTACCAGCGCGAACAACCACCAGCTGCTCAAGCCCAGGTGGCCGGTAGCGGCGGCGGCGCCCACCAGAGGCGGAATCGCTCCAGCCACACCACCGATCACGATGTTCTGGGTGGTGCGCGGCTTGAGCAGCACGGTGTAGAGCAGCACGTAGCTACACAGGCCCAGCAACGCCAGGCTTGCGGCCAGGCAGTTCACCCCTCCCACCAGCAGGGTGGAAGCGGTGAGCGCCAGGGCCACCGCGATGGCAAAGGCTGTGCCCATCGAGAGGCGGCCAGATGGCAGGGCACGAGCGCTGGTGCGCTGCATCCGGCCATCAAGCTCCTGCTCCCAAAGACAATTGAGAACGCCGGCAGCGGCAGCAGCCAAGGCACCGCCACCGAGGGTGCAGGCCAGCCGCAGCGGCGGCAAAGGCCATCCTTCCGAGAGGGCCATCCCCCCCAACGTGGTGGCCAACAGCAGCGGAATCAGCCGCGGCTTGGCGATCTCCAGCCAAGGGGGGAGCTTGATACGCGCCCGCGAGGGCACGACCTGCTCGCGGGTGAGGCCTGTGGATGCAGCAGGGGCACTAACCATGGGAGAACTCCTGCAGGGAAGGGGACAAAAAGCTGCGGCTCAAGAGAGCGGCCAGCACCGCCACTAGGAAGGCCGCCATTAACTGATGCGCCACGGTGACGGCCGGCACGGCCAGGGTGAGGCGCAAACTCATCACACCAAGAGCGATCTGAGCCAGCACCGCTAGGGCGGCCAAGCCAGCCAGCAGTCGCTCAGGGGGGCGCCGCCAGAACACCAGGGCAGCAGCCGCGAGAACGGCCAGAGCCACGGGTCGGGCGCCGAGGCGATGGGCCAGCAGCCAGCCGCAGCCCTCGCCGGAGCTGAGGCAGCGGCCAGCAGCCCACTGGGTAGCCATCAGGCCACCCAGCAAACACTGGGCCAAAGCCAGCAGGGCCACAGCCCCGATGAACCAAGGCCAAGCCATGCTCAACCAGCCACGGCGACTGGATGGAAGCCGTGGTGTTGTGAATGGCTCCTGCAGCAGCACCTGGGTGCAGGCACTGAGCACGGCAACGAGGAGTAATGCCGTCACCAGATGCGCCGTGACCACCGAGAACGGCAACAACAGGGTGACGGTGAGAGCACCAAGGCCCCCCTGCACAGCCACCAGCAGCAGGGCAGCGGCAGACAACCAGGGCACCCAGCGGGGCAACTCACGACGCCACCACCAACTCACTGCGGCCTGCACCAGCAAGCCAACACCCACCACGAAGGCATCAAGCCGGTGAAACCACTCCAGGAACACCTGCAGGTTCATCTGCCGGCCTGGGAGCAGTGAGCCGTAGCAAAGGGGCCAATCGGGGCAGGCCAAACCGGCTTCCATCACACGGGTGGCGCCACCGATGCCCACCAGCGCGATCAGAGCCACCAGCAGATGGGCGCTAAGGGCGCCGAGAACGGCACGCCGACTGGCCGGTGCCTGGAACGTGATGGCCGTCATTCAGCTGCGCTTTAGGCGGTTGCCATGAAGCTAACGAGGTCAACACAGAGCCACACGATTGCATCGATCACCGTTGCACTCGGTGTGCAATTCCTCACCCCATCACGCTCGAATGCTGCGAACACCAACAGCCGCAGCACGAGCAGCCCCAGCCTCCATAGGGTTAAGCATCTGTGCGGCCGCAGCCATGCGGATTCCACCTGCGATCCTCACCCTCCTGGCCGGCATGGCGCTGGTGCTCACAGGGCTTTGGGTTGGCCAAAACATCAACCTGCTGCCCGTTCAGGCCAGCGTGAATGCGCCGGTTTACGACGAACTCTTTAAGGTTTTATTCAGCATTGGCACGATCCTGTTTCTCGGGATCGTGGGCCTGATCATCTACAGCTTGGCCAGGTTCCGCCGACGCGTGGGCGACAGCGGTGATGGTGCTGCGATCGAAGGCAATCTGCCCCTGGAAATCCTCTGGACGGCGATCCCTGCCGTGGTGGTGCTGTTTGTTGGGATCTACAGCTACGACATTTACGACCGTATGGGCGGCATGACACCGCTCAACGACCACAGCATGCACAGCATGCAAGCCAGCGAGGAGCGCACTTGGGGCGGCATCAGCCCCGTCGCCCTCGACGGCGATGGTGCGATCACGCCCCTACCGGTGGATGTCACGGCGATGCAGTTTGCCTTCATCTTTCACTACCCCGACTCCGACATCACCAGCGGTGAGCTGCACGTGCCAGTGGGGCAGCCCGTGGCTCTCCAAATGAAAGCTCTCGATGTGATTCACGCCTTCTGGGTGCCGCAGTTCCGCCTCAAGCAAGACGTGATTCCAGGGCAACCCACCCTGCTCAGCTTCACACCCACACGGGCGGGGCAGTACCCCATTGTGTGTGCCGAACTCTGCGGCCCATATCACGGGGGCATGCGCTCCAACGTGATCGTTGAAGAGCCGGAGACCTTCGCCGCCTGGGTAGCCAAGAACAGTCCGGCCGCTCCTGTCGCCACCCCCACACCGGTGCAGTCATGACCCTCACCCTGACGCCTCAAACAAGCAGCGGATCCCTGCAACCACAAGGTTGGCTGCGCTATCTGAGCTTCAGCACCGATCACAAAGTGATCGGACTGCAGTATTTGGTGTGCGGTTTCATCTTTTATCTGATCGGCGGCGCACTAGCCGGGGCCATTCGCACTGAGCTGGTCACCCCCATCTCCGACTTTCTGCCGCGCGAGACCTACAACGAAGTGCTCACCCTGCATGGCACGGTGATGATTTTCCTATGGATCGTGCCGGTGGTGAACGGCGCCTTCGGGAATTATCTGATCCCCTTCTACGTGGGCGCCCGCGACATGGCCTTCCCAAGGCTCAATGCCGTGGCTTTCTGGCTGATTCCACCGGCCGGGATCCTGCTGATCAGCAGCTATTTCTTCGCGAGCGCAGCCCAGTCGGGCTGGACGGCCTATCCGCCTCTGAGTACCACCACACCGGCCACCGGCCAGATCATCTGGATCCTGAGTGTGCTTCTGCTCGGGGGCAGTTCCATCTTCGGTGGCATCAATTTCATCGCCACGATCTTGAAGTTACGCCGGCCCGGGCTGAAGCTGATGCAGCTGCCGATGTATTGCTGGGCGATGCTCGGCACCAGCATCCTCGTGGTGCTCTCCACGCCTGTGCTGGCCGGCACGTTGGTGCTACTCAGCTTTGACATCATTGCCCACACCGGCTTCTTCAATCCGGCCATGGGCGGCAATGCCGTGGTGTATCAGCACTTGTTTTGGTTCTATTCACACCCAGCGGTGTACATCATGGTGCTGCCGGCCTTCGGGCTGGTGAGTGAGATCCTGCCGGTGCACGCTCGCAAACCCCTATTTGGCTACACCACGATGGTGTACTCGATCATGGCAATTGTGTTTCTGGGGTTGATCGTGTGGGCCCACCACATGTTTACCAGTGGCACTCCACCCTGGATGCGTTTGTTCTTCACGATCGCCACGGCCTTTATCGCCGTGCCCACCGGGATCAAATTCTTCAACTGGCTAGCCACCCTCTGGGGCGGCAAAATCACGCTCAACACGGCAATGCTGTTCTGCTGTGGCTTCATCGTGAACTTCGTGTTCGGCGGCATCACCGGCGTTGCACTCGCCCAGGTGCCATTCGACATCCACGTGCACGACACCTACTTCGTGGTGGGCCATTTCCACTACATCGTCTACGGCGGCACGGTGTTTGTGATCTTTGCCTCCATTTACCACTGGTATCCGAAGGTCACCGGGCGGCTGCTCAATGAACCGCTCGGGCAAGCGCACTTCTGGCTCACCTTCGTGGGCTTCAACCTCTGCTTCGCACCGCAGCACTGGTTGGGCCTCAACGGCATGCCGCGCCGGGTGGCCGAATACGACCCACAGTTCACCCTGATCAATCAATTCAGCAGTGCCGGTGCCCTGCTGATGGCCATCAGCACCGTGCCATTCCTGATCAATGTGGTGATGAGCGCCTTCAACGGCACCCTTGCGGGCGACAACCCATGGAATGCCCTCACCCCCGAATGGCTCACCAGCTCTCCACCGCCAGTGGAGAACTGGAAAGGGGAACCGCCGCTGGTGCATGAGCCCTACGGCTACGGCGTGGCACCGGGCCAGCTGAGCCTGGAGGCCAGCAGCGGACGCGACCTATGGACCATCGGCCAGGGAGATCAGCAATGACCAGCCTTCAAAACGAGAGCCTTCAGCAGGAAACCGTCAGCAGCGAGCACGACCATGGCCACGGCGATCACCGCCTGTTCGGCCTGGCCACCTTCCTCGTGGCGGATGGCATGACCTTCGCGGGGTTCTTCGCGGCCTACCTCACCTTCCGGGCCGTGAACCCGCTGCCCACCGGCCATAACTACGAGCTGGAGCTGCTGCTACCCACAATCAACACGCTGCTGCTGCTGATCAGCAGCTTCACCTTCCACCGCGCGGGAGCCGCTCTACGCCGCGGCGACCACCCGCTCTGCCAGCGCTGGCTACTGGTGACCGCTGCGCTGGGGTTCAGCTTCCTGGCTGGGCAGATGAAGGAATACTTTGCCCTGCCCTTCGGCCTCACCGACAACCTGTTTGCCAGCACCTTCTACGCCATTACCGGCTTCCACGGCCTGCACGTGACCCTCGGCGGGCTGATGATCCTGATTGTGTGGTGGCAGAGCCGCGAGGGCGGCCGGATCACGGTTGACAACCAGTTCCCCCTGGAAGCCGCAGAGCTCTATTGGCACTTTGTGGATGGGATCTGGGTGATCCTTTACGGGCTCCTCTATCTGCTTTGAACAATTTCTCTGCTTTTGCCCTTGCGGTTGATTGCAGTTGATCGGCACAATCGGCCCAACAGTTCTCAGCCCAGCCGGTGTTCGTTGAAGAGAAAGTGAGCACGCCAGTGCAGATGCTGGAAGGCAAGGCCCTACTTGATAAGGCGCGAGCCCTGAGCAATCGCCCCGAAGATCAGATCGCCAGAGCCTGCGGCTATGTGGGTCCGAGTGGCCGCCTGCTGAAGAAAAGCTTCTACCGCGCCCTGGTGGAAGCCAAGGGATACAAGCTTCCCAGCCACGCCAGCAGTGGTGGTGGCGGGGGCAGCCGCGGCCGCCAGGCTGAATTCCGCACCAGGGTGCACGGCAATGGCAATCTCCTGATCGGCCATGCCTACACGCGGCGCATGGGATTGGAGCCGGGCCAGGAATTCAAGATTGAAATCCACGAGGAAACCGGCTCCATCTGGCTGCTGCCCATGGATGAGGGCAGCGCAGATTCGACTGATCAAGACGACTGATCAGGCCGGTTGGGCAGGGCCACCGCGATCGTTCGGGCCGTGGAAGGCGGCACTGAACACCAGCAGATCGATGCCACTGAACAGGAAGCTGATGCCCACCAGGATGCCCAGCACACTGAGCAGCCCACCGGCCTTCATCGACACGATGATCAGCCCGAGCACAAAGGTGACCACACCGTTGGCTAGGCCCCAGCCCCAGCCGTTCATCTCACGGTGGGAGAGGGCCACGATCGTGGCCACCACACCTTCCACCAGAAACACGATGCCGATGGCAAAGGCCAGCGCCGCCACCTGAGCGGCAGCCGGCACGAGGCCAGCGCTGAACTGCTGAATGATCCAGGCGCCGGTCACGAGAAACAGGGTGGACACCACCAGGCGCCAGAAGCAGTGCCAGCGGCTGAGCCGGCGGGAGCGATTCAGGCTGTTGATCCAGCCGAAGATGCCACCCACCAGAAACGCCAGCGCCACGATCACGGTGACCCAGGCGGAGGCGATCACGGGGAACAGCAAGGCCAGCACCCCCAGCACCAACAGCACGATGCCTTCGGAGATGGTGAAACTACGCAAGGAGCCCAGATCGAGCTCCGGTCTGTCGGAAGCCATGAAAAACCACACCGTCTCTCGGACGGTAGGCATGGATACCAGGTTCGTCAGCTCCAGCCGTGCTCGGCCAACCAGGCCGAACTGATCGTGCCCGCCTGATCGGCTGCCGCCATGCCGGATCGGTGGACCAAGAGCCGCTCGGTGTATTTGGCCAGCAGATCTGCCTCGAGGTTCACCGCATCGCCCACCCGCAAGTGCTGCAGCGTGGTGGAGCTCCAGGTGTGTGGAATCACAGCGATCCAAAACTCAGCGCCATCGGCACTGCAATCGGCCACGGTGAGGCTGATGCCATCCACGGCCACGCTGGCTTTCTCGCACACGTAGCGGCCGTAGGCGGGATCCTGCCAGCGCAGCACCAAACGCCAGGAGGCCGGCTGCTGCTCTACCGCCACCACAGTGCCCTGCCCATCCACATGGCCGCTCACCAGGTGGCCGCCGAGGCGATCGGCCAAGCGCAAGGCCGGCTCGAGATTCACCCAGCAGCGCCGATCGGCCTTGGCCGCCAGGGTTGTACGGGCCAGGGTCTCCTCGCTCACATCGGCGCGAAAGCCCTGGGCGGAGCGGTGCGTCACGGTGAGGCACACCCCATCCACGGCCACGCTGTCACCCAGGGCCAGGCCCGCCGGATCCAGCCCAGCTGCACTGGGAATCCGTAGCTCAACGCCGCCGCTGCAGCGCTGCAGCACAGCCACGGCCTGCACCAGCCCGGTAAACATGCGGTGCCCCGATCAACCCTGGCCATAATCGGTCAAAGGCGCAGGCAGGCGAGCGATGGTTGAGATGCGCGTGGCAGGCATCGCCCTCGATGCCGCCAGCCGCAGCCCGATCGTGCTGCTGCGCGACCCATCCGGGCGCCGTCAAGTGCCGATCTGGATCGACCAGGCCCAGGCGCAAAACATCATGGCCGGGCTTAAAGGACAGCCCCCGGCCCGCCCCCTCAGCCACGACCTGATGGCCGAGCTCCTGGTGGCAGGTGGGCTAGAGCTGCAGCGGGTGATCATCCACACCATCGAAGACAGCACCTTTCGGGCGGTGCTGAAGCTGAGCGGCACCGATGGCGAAAGCCACGAGCTCGATGCACGTCCCAGTGATGCCATCGCCCTGGCCCTGCGCACCGGCAGCAGCATCTGGATGCTGGAAGAGGTAGTGGCCGATGCCTCGATCCCGGTGGATGCGGAAGCCGATGCGGAGGATGCCGCCGACTTCCGTCGTTTCCTCGATGGCATCAGCCCCGCCGAGCTGGTGCGCCACATCAACCAGGCCCAGAGCGAGCTGGAGGACAACAACGAGGAGGCACCTGATGATGAGCCCCCCAGCAGCGCCGTTTGAGCGCCGGCCCTTTGGCCGTGGGCCGGCCGTCTCCCCCTTCTGCCTGGGCACCATGCGTGCCACCGGTAGCCCCAGCCAGATGGCCGCGGTGCTCGATGCCGCCATCGCTGCCGGCATCAACCACGTGGAAACGGCACCGGCCTACGGCGCGGCAGAGCTCTACCTG
Coding sequences:
- the ctaD gene encoding cytochrome c oxidase subunit I; translation: MTLTLTPQTSSGSLQPQGWLRYLSFSTDHKVIGLQYLVCGFIFYLIGGALAGAIRTELVTPISDFLPRETYNEVLTLHGTVMIFLWIVPVVNGAFGNYLIPFYVGARDMAFPRLNAVAFWLIPPAGILLISSYFFASAAQSGWTAYPPLSTTTPATGQIIWILSVLLLGGSSIFGGINFIATILKLRRPGLKLMQLPMYCWAMLGTSILVVLSTPVLAGTLVLLSFDIIAHTGFFNPAMGGNAVVYQHLFWFYSHPAVYIMVLPAFGLVSEILPVHARKPLFGYTTMVYSIMAIVFLGLIVWAHHMFTSGTPPWMRLFFTIATAFIAVPTGIKFFNWLATLWGGKITLNTAMLFCCGFIVNFVFGGITGVALAQVPFDIHVHDTYFVVGHFHYIVYGGTVFVIFASIYHWYPKVTGRLLNEPLGQAHFWLTFVGFNLCFAPQHWLGLNGMPRRVAEYDPQFTLINQFSSAGALLMAISTVPFLINVVMSAFNGTLAGDNPWNALTPEWLTSSPPPVENWKGEPPLVHEPYGYGVAPGQLSLEASSGRDLWTIGQGDQQ
- a CDS encoding HdeD family acid-resistance protein, giving the protein MASDRPELDLGSLRSFTISEGIVLLVLGVLALLFPVIASAWVTVIVALAFLVGGIFGWINSLNRSRRLSRWHCFWRLVVSTLFLVTGAWIIQQFSAGLVPAAAQVAALAFAIGIVFLVEGVVATIVALSHREMNGWGWGLANGVVTFVLGLIIVSMKAGGLLSVLGILVGISFLFSGIDLLVFSAAFHGPNDRGGPAQPA
- a CDS encoding heme A synthase, whose amino-acid sequence is MTAITFQAPASRRAVLGALSAHLLVALIALVGIGGATRVMEAGLACPDWPLCYGSLLPGRQMNLQVFLEWFHRLDAFVVGVGLLVQAAVSWWWRRELPRWVPWLSAAALLLVAVQGGLGALTVTLLLPFSVVTAHLVTALLLVAVLSACTQVLLQEPFTTPRLPSSRRGWLSMAWPWFIGAVALLALAQCLLGGLMATQWAAGRCLSSGEGCGWLLAHRLGARPVALAVLAAAALVFWRRPPERLLAGLAALAVLAQIALGVMSLRLTLAVPAVTVAHQLMAAFLVAVLAALLSRSFLSPSLQEFSHG
- a CDS encoding cytochrome c oxidase subunit 3 — protein: MTSLQNESLQQETVSSEHDHGHGDHRLFGLATFLVADGMTFAGFFAAYLTFRAVNPLPTGHNYELELLLPTINTLLLLISSFTFHRAGAALRRGDHPLCQRWLLVTAALGFSFLAGQMKEYFALPFGLTDNLFASTFYAITGFHGLHVTLGGLMILIVWWQSREGGRITVDNQFPLEAAELYWHFVDGIWVILYGLLYLL
- a CDS encoding riboflavin synthase; translation: MFTGLVQAVAVLQRCSGGVELRIPSAAGLDPAGLALGDSVAVDGVCLTVTHRSAQGFRADVSEETLARTTLAAKADRRCWVNLEPALRLADRLGGHLVSGHVDGQGTVVAVEQQPASWRLVLRWQDPAYGRYVCEKASVAVDGISLTVADCSADGAEFWIAVIPHTWSSTTLQHLRVGDAVNLEADLLAKYTERLLVHRSGMAAADQAGTISSAWLAEHGWS
- a CDS encoding ABC transporter permease; the encoded protein is MTSAAPSLLNAPAGATAPRSASSELMQETLALTRRLFLQLARRPSTLVAGVLQPLIWLVLFGALFANAPEGLLPDGMSYGRFLGAGVIVFTAFSAALNAGLPVMFDREFGFLNRLLVAPLRSRSSIVLASVLYITALSLVQSVAIMATAWALGYGWPGGAGLVLVLVTLLLLVFAVTGLSLGLAFALPGHIELIAVIFVANLPLLFASTALAPISFMPAWLGWLAALNPLTFAIEPIRAAYAGQFSLSAVVLEAPYGELSAAACLGVLAALALGLFLLIRPLLDRKLA
- a CDS encoding bifunctional nuclease family protein, which translates into the protein MVEMRVAGIALDAASRSPIVLLRDPSGRRQVPIWIDQAQAQNIMAGLKGQPPARPLSHDLMAELLVAGGLELQRVIIHTIEDSTFRAVLKLSGTDGESHELDARPSDAIALALRTGSSIWMLEEVVADASIPVDAEADAEDAADFRRFLDGISPAELVRHINQAQSELEDNNEEAPDDEPPSSAV
- a CDS encoding ATP-binding cassette domain-containing protein, whose translation is MPEAVIELHNVSKRYGKAEKAVVALDGLNLSVPTGSLFGLLGPNGAGKTTTLRILATLLAPSSGSVRVAGLDALANPRAVRERLGYVAQEVALDKILSGRELLQLQGDLYHLPRSRRDQRIAELIELLAMGEWIDRRSGTYSGGMRRRLDLASGLLHQPQVLVLDEPTVGLDIESRAAIWQVLRQLRDQGTTVLLSSHYLEEVDALADQLAIIEGGRVIAAGQPSELKAALGGDRVTLRVREFSDEQEALRVQQLLQGCEGVRQVVVNRAQGYSLNLVVEHDGVVEQLRRQLNAAQLPVFALAQSRPSLDDVYLQATGRTLMDAELAVAGSRDPKAERKQSMR
- a CDS encoding heme o synthase, with protein sequence MVSAPAASTGLTREQVVPSRARIKLPPWLEIAKPRLIPLLLATTLGGMALSEGWPLPPLRLACTLGGGALAAAAAGVLNCLWEQELDGRMQRTSARALPSGRLSMGTAFAIAVALALTASTLLVGGVNCLAASLALLGLCSYVLLYTVLLKPRTTQNIVIGGVAGAIPPLVGAAAATGHLGLSSWWLFALVMVWTPAHFWALALLLKDDYRAVGIPMLPVVKGTAATARGISLYAAATVALSLLGVWALPSGGLLYGLLLLPFNARLIQMAWRLHQDPDDVQRARGLFRWSIFYLFGICLLLLMARLPAGEQFSSQGWDLIAMAGSGKPGFTLAAILPASAF
- a CDS encoding AbrB family transcriptional regulator; amino-acid sequence: MLEGKALLDKARALSNRPEDQIARACGYVGPSGRLLKKSFYRALVEAKGYKLPSHASSGGGGGSRGRQAEFRTRVHGNGNLLIGHAYTRRMGLEPGQEFKIEIHEETGSIWLLPMDEGSADSTDQDD
- a CDS encoding cytochrome c oxidase subunit II, whose protein sequence is MRIPPAILTLLAGMALVLTGLWVGQNINLLPVQASVNAPVYDELFKVLFSIGTILFLGIVGLIIYSLARFRRRVGDSGDGAAIEGNLPLEILWTAIPAVVVLFVGIYSYDIYDRMGGMTPLNDHSMHSMQASEERTWGGISPVALDGDGAITPLPVDVTAMQFAFIFHYPDSDITSGELHVPVGQPVALQMKALDVIHAFWVPQFRLKQDVIPGQPTLLSFTPTRAGQYPIVCAELCGPYHGGMRSNVIVEEPETFAAWVAKNSPAAPVATPTPVQS